A single region of the Halorussus gelatinilyticus genome encodes:
- a CDS encoding DUF420 domain-containing protein, whose amino-acid sequence MQRLVERHVPAVTGVLTVVSLALVFAAALRVVPAGALPRAPDAVLSAIPHLNAVISVVAFGVVGASWRAIRRGNVERHRTGMLAGVVLFAAFLVMYLYRVALLGPTEFAGPAVVERFVYYPVLAIHILLAVVCIPLLYYVLLLGLTRPVSELSATNHPKVGRVAASLWMTSFALGVMVYLMLYLF is encoded by the coding sequence ATGCAACGACTCGTCGAGCGGCACGTCCCCGCAGTGACCGGGGTCCTGACCGTCGTCTCGCTCGCGCTGGTGTTCGCGGCGGCGCTCCGCGTCGTGCCCGCGGGCGCACTCCCCCGTGCGCCCGACGCCGTGCTGTCGGCCATCCCGCATCTCAACGCCGTCATCAGCGTCGTCGCGTTCGGCGTCGTCGGCGCGTCGTGGCGGGCGATTCGCCGAGGGAACGTCGAGCGTCACCGGACGGGGATGCTGGCGGGCGTGGTCCTCTTCGCGGCGTTTCTGGTCATGTACCTCTACCGGGTCGCGCTCCTCGGCCCGACCGAGTTCGCGGGTCCCGCGGTGGTCGAGCGGTTCGTCTACTACCCGGTGCTGGCGATTCACATCCTGCTCGCGGTGGTCTGCATCCCGCTGCTGTACTACGTCCTGCTCCTCGGGCTAACGCGGCCCGTCTCGGAACTGTCGGCGACGAACCACCCCAAGGTCGGGCGCGTCGCGGCCTCGCTGTGGATGACCTCGTTCGCGCTCGGCGTGATGGTCTATCTCATGCTGTACCTGTTCTGA
- a CDS encoding DUF1989 domain-containing protein produces the protein METHRIPAKSAGAFAVEADASFSVVTPEPRQVADLVAFVRGNPAEAFAQSYTRDLNGRLRISTGDALYTTAGRELLTITDDDCGVHDIMFGPCTEWMLTDRPTDEGYQNEPGGCRENLALALDAYGLDTAVPNTMNVFQRSTVTDQVHFDVRESPASAGDAVTFRAERDAVVAVSACSAKGVASGTTLTPIDVAVSDGTEVSLASVHDDRP, from the coding sequence GTGGAGACCCATCGCATCCCGGCGAAGAGCGCCGGCGCGTTCGCTGTCGAGGCCGACGCGTCGTTCTCGGTCGTCACCCCGGAGCCGAGACAGGTCGCCGACTTGGTCGCGTTCGTCCGCGGGAACCCCGCCGAAGCGTTCGCCCAGTCGTACACGCGAGACCTCAACGGTCGCCTCCGCATCTCGACCGGCGACGCCCTCTACACTACTGCTGGCCGCGAACTACTGACGATAACCGACGACGACTGTGGCGTCCACGACATCATGTTCGGCCCCTGCACCGAGTGGATGCTCACCGACCGGCCGACCGACGAGGGGTACCAGAACGAACCCGGCGGCTGTCGGGAGAACCTCGCGCTCGCGCTCGACGCATACGGACTGGACACCGCCGTCCCGAACACAATGAACGTGTTCCAGCGCTCGACGGTCACCGACCAAGTCCACTTCGACGTGCGCGAGAGTCCGGCGTCGGCCGGCGACGCGGTGACGTTCCGGGCAGAGCGCGACGCCGTCGTCGCGGTGTCGGCCTGCTCGGCGAAGGGCGTCGCCAGCGGGACGACGCTGACGCCCATCGACGTGGCCGTGTCCGACGGGACCGAGGTCTCGCTCGCCTCCGTCCACGACGACCGTCCGTGA
- a CDS encoding acyl-CoA thioesterase yields MSDYSFTHDVDVRYRDLDPMGHVNNGVYASYLEQARIAYFEQVLDVPLRDIESVLASLELDFRRPVEMDHDVTVAMRVPEIGESSLPMEYEVRADGAVAATGETVQVAVERETKSSRPIPESWRENIREFEGL; encoded by the coding sequence ATGAGCGACTACTCGTTTACCCACGACGTAGACGTTCGCTACCGCGACCTCGACCCGATGGGTCACGTGAACAACGGGGTCTACGCGAGTTACCTCGAACAGGCCCGCATAGCGTACTTCGAACAGGTGCTGGACGTGCCGTTGCGCGACATCGAGTCCGTCCTCGCCAGCCTCGAACTCGACTTCCGGCGACCGGTCGAGATGGACCACGACGTGACCGTCGCCATGCGCGTGCCCGAAATCGGCGAGTCGTCGCTCCCGATGGAGTACGAAGTGCGCGCCGACGGCGCGGTCGCGGCCACCGGCGAGACGGTGCAGGTCGCCGTCGAGAGGGAGACCAAGTCCTCGCGGCCGATTCCGGAGTCGTGGCGCGAGAACATCCGGGAGTTCGAAGGACTGTAA
- a CDS encoding helix-turn-helix domain-containing protein, whose translation MAKYSTGGSSGSGGGGSCELCGTSSDSLTEANVAGALLQVCSDCASSHNDNQQTDSGGDDERERKRKAAQNTAKASGVYDGDSRHWEEEGTNYDDDPLPYLVSNYGETVEQARRDEGLQRGELADELDVAENDLLAVEQGRANQANVGGALIEALEERLDVQLAEE comes from the coding sequence ATGGCTAAATATTCGACCGGCGGGTCGTCCGGCAGTGGTGGCGGCGGCTCGTGCGAACTCTGTGGCACGTCGAGCGACTCGCTGACCGAGGCCAACGTGGCCGGTGCGCTGTTGCAGGTCTGCTCGGACTGTGCCTCCTCGCACAACGACAACCAGCAGACCGACTCCGGCGGCGACGACGAGCGCGAGCGCAAGCGCAAGGCCGCCCAGAACACCGCGAAGGCCAGCGGCGTCTACGACGGCGACTCGCGCCACTGGGAGGAGGAGGGCACCAACTACGACGACGACCCGCTCCCGTATCTGGTCTCGAATTACGGCGAGACGGTCGAACAGGCCAGACGGGACGAGGGACTCCAGCGCGGCGAACTCGCCGACGAACTGGACGTGGCCGAGAACGACCTGCTGGCGGTCGAGCAGGGCCGGGCGAATCAGGCCAACGTCGGCGGCGCGCTCATCGAGGCGCTGGAGGAGCGCCTCGACGTGCAGTTGGCCGAAGAGTAG
- a CDS encoding sugar phosphate isomerase/epimerase family protein, whose amino-acid sequence MDIGVHTPPLYGQSLDDAMAYLHGIGVDAIEPGVGGHPGDTHLPREEYLDDDEAQNHLFDLLDEYEMRISALATHNNPLHPDDETAEQADVELREAIELADQLDVNTVTCFSGLPAGSPNDETPNWITAPWPGEHAEAHEYQWEEVAIPYWSDVADHAADHGVDVAIEMHPNMLVYEPSGMLRLREETSERIGANFDPSHLYWQGIDVTDAIRLLGERDAIHHFHAKDTKVYEAQARTKGVLDTTPYDEEADRSWLFRSVGYGHGEGHWKDIVSTLRMVGYDGALSIEHEDSLTSSNEGLEKAVAMLQRAVFREQPGEVHWA is encoded by the coding sequence ATGGACATCGGCGTTCACACACCACCGCTGTACGGGCAGTCGCTGGACGACGCGATGGCGTACCTCCACGGAATCGGCGTGGACGCCATCGAACCCGGCGTCGGGGGCCACCCCGGCGACACCCACCTGCCGCGCGAGGAGTATCTGGACGACGACGAGGCCCAGAACCACCTCTTCGACCTGCTGGACGAGTACGAGATGCGCATCTCGGCGCTGGCCACGCACAACAATCCGCTCCACCCCGACGACGAGACCGCCGAGCAGGCCGACGTCGAGTTGCGGGAAGCCATCGAACTCGCCGACCAGTTGGACGTGAACACGGTCACGTGTTTCTCGGGGCTTCCGGCGGGGAGTCCGAACGACGAGACACCCAACTGGATAACCGCGCCGTGGCCCGGCGAACATGCCGAAGCCCACGAGTACCAGTGGGAGGAGGTCGCCATCCCCTACTGGTCGGACGTCGCCGACCACGCCGCCGACCACGGCGTCGATGTAGCCATCGAGATGCACCCCAACATGCTGGTGTACGAACCGTCGGGGATGCTCCGGTTACGCGAGGAGACCAGCGAGCGCATCGGCGCGAACTTCGACCCCTCGCACCTCTACTGGCAGGGTATCGACGTCACCGACGCCATCCGCCTGCTCGGGGAACGCGACGCCATCCATCACTTCCACGCGAAGGACACTAAGGTCTACGAGGCCCAAGCCCGGACGAAGGGCGTTCTCGACACGACGCCCTACGACGAGGAGGCCGACCGCTCGTGGCTGTTCCGCTCCGTGGGGTACGGCCACGGCGAAGGACACTGGAAGGACATCGTGAGCACGCTCCGGATGGTCGGCTACGACGGTGCTCTGTCCATCGAACACGAGGACTCGCTGACCAGTTCCAACGAGGGCCTCGAAAAAGCGGTCGCCATGCTCCAGCGCGCGGTGTTCCGCGAGCAACCCGGCGAAGTTCACTGGGCCTGA
- a CDS encoding DICT sensory domain-containing protein translates to MTLRDFLDGVASSRRTVTMFAPRPCESVETYFESRNVTVEYEPIPDDGTDGFVVLSVDGEFVGSAGVAAVRHLVSPSAADLEPGANEAVRAAMDLLAETTFVAFERRQLLAASREIEDRAYRVGHGTLRAGFQSARALAAQRDAYATLATETLLDVHIYGRLDWEPDVPGATVHAEAPGEIGAFWFVVFDGGDADRQACALLAEEFEPGTFRGFWTYDPELVGEVGAYLAATYG, encoded by the coding sequence ATGACGCTCCGTGACTTCCTCGACGGGGTCGCCTCGTCGCGCCGGACCGTCACGATGTTCGCACCCCGGCCCTGCGAGTCCGTCGAGACGTACTTCGAGAGTCGAAACGTGACCGTCGAGTACGAACCGATTCCCGACGACGGCACCGACGGGTTCGTCGTCCTGAGCGTGGACGGCGAGTTCGTCGGGAGCGCGGGCGTCGCCGCGGTCCGCCACCTCGTCTCGCCGAGCGCGGCCGACCTCGAACCGGGTGCGAACGAGGCGGTTCGCGCGGCGATGGACCTGCTCGCCGAGACCACCTTCGTTGCGTTCGAGCGTCGGCAACTGCTCGCGGCCAGCCGGGAAATCGAGGACCGCGCTTACCGGGTCGGCCACGGGACGCTCCGGGCGGGATTCCAGTCGGCCCGCGCGTTGGCCGCCCAGCGCGACGCGTACGCGACCTTGGCTACCGAGACGCTGCTGGACGTCCACATCTACGGTCGCCTCGACTGGGAACCGGACGTGCCGGGCGCGACGGTTCACGCCGAAGCGCCGGGCGAAATCGGCGCGTTCTGGTTCGTCGTCTTCGACGGCGGCGACGCCGACCGGCAGGCCTGCGCGCTCCTCGCCGAGGAGTTCGAACCGGGGACGTTCCGCGGCTTCTGGACCTACGACCCGGAACTGGTCGGAGAGGTCGGCGCGTATCTCGCGGCGACCTACGGGTGA
- a CDS encoding NUDIX domain-containing protein has protein sequence MAGTDDAAETNDDAIRVTARGVVTREEDDGRRGDGDSDEELLVERERDPAGEAFYRPLGGGVEFGEHSRDALRREFREELGVELAAISSLGTYEDVFTVAGETQHEVWRLYEADIAASWPYEEDAFTATEPETGEEIACVWKSVGELEGDGETFYPAAALSDL, from the coding sequence ATGGCCGGGACAGACGACGCCGCCGAGACGAACGACGACGCCATCAGAGTCACCGCGCGCGGCGTCGTCACCCGCGAGGAGGACGACGGCCGTCGGGGAGACGGCGACAGCGACGAGGAGCTACTGGTCGAGCGCGAGCGCGACCCCGCGGGCGAGGCCTTCTATCGACCGCTCGGGGGTGGCGTCGAGTTCGGCGAACACAGCCGGGACGCGCTCCGGCGAGAGTTCCGCGAGGAGCTGGGCGTCGAACTCGCGGCGATTTCGTCGCTCGGGACCTACGAGGACGTGTTCACCGTCGCGGGCGAGACCCAACACGAGGTCTGGCGGCTCTACGAGGCCGACATCGCGGCGTCGTGGCCCTACGAGGAGGACGCCTTCACCGCGACCGAACCCGAGACCGGCGAGGAGATAGCGTGCGTCTGGAAGTCGGTCGGCGAGTTGGAAGGAGACGGCGAGACGTTCTATCCCGCGGCGGCGCTGTCGGACCTGTAA
- a CDS encoding DUF7344 domain-containing protein produces the protein MADDSTDDPNDAEDSPDAGDSPDVENSPAAEDPDGAAESDEAAASALVDTVFGAISSDRRRYALYYLRNRGKTDVETLATVVAGWTSTLGDPTAVVTPDDRERVRIALHHTHLPRLEREGFVRYDRETGTVELADVPELLDTVLARSLDQRRRGVGPRATDDSDWNDSRTDDAP, from the coding sequence ATGGCGGACGACTCGACCGACGACCCGAACGACGCCGAAGACTCGCCGGACGCCGGGGATTCGCCGGACGTCGAGAACTCGCCGGCCGCCGAGGACCCGGACGGCGCGGCGGAGTCCGACGAGGCCGCGGCCTCGGCGCTGGTCGATACGGTGTTCGGTGCAATTTCGAGCGACCGCCGCCGCTACGCGCTTTACTACCTCCGCAACCGAGGGAAGACCGACGTCGAGACGCTGGCGACGGTCGTCGCGGGGTGGACGAGTACGCTCGGGGACCCGACCGCGGTGGTGACGCCCGACGACCGCGAGCGCGTCCGAATCGCGCTCCACCACACGCACTTGCCGCGACTCGAACGCGAGGGGTTCGTCCGGTACGACCGCGAGACGGGGACGGTCGAACTCGCCGACGTGCCGGAACTGCTCGACACCGTACTGGCGCGCTCGCTCGACCAGCGACGACGCGGGGTCGGCCCGCGGGCGACCGACGACTCCGACTGGAACGACTCTCGGACCGATGACGCTCCGTGA